A genome region from Arachis duranensis cultivar V14167 chromosome 6, aradu.V14167.gnm2.J7QH, whole genome shotgun sequence includes the following:
- the LOC107493322 gene encoding cation/H(+) antiporter 15-like produces the protein MGDFLPPACFNMFVSDEHRMWQTSNILETELPMLAFQIFFTVLVGRLLFNAFRPLHQPRIISFVFVGFLLTPPLLGNIPEVFGFIYPVNGILNVEVASHFGLIYYAFLNGLEMNLDTILKSKKEATSIAAMGIIFPILTGPGLYALHRKFYINNTFKLEQVSSHAYLIWTLVLTVTGFPNLVEILSELKLHYTSLGKVALTAGMISDTYNWILFTLLVPFSIDSSNAIYSVLCTVLFLTVCIFLVRPLLKKIIERKTENDEWDEYQLLFVVMGAFACSYVTDILGTHAIVGAFVYGLILPHGKFADLVMSVSDDFGGGFLAPLYFSGNGMRLIIKSVFSHANWPLTLLVLILLCVTKILGTLFATSLSGKSARDGFAIGLLLNTKGALALIMLSIVWDKMIFFAPTYAVLTAAVLLMTIVVSPMINFMFKPRKRFEQNKLRTIQKLRANAELRILACVHNNHHATSMINILELFNATRLSPIHVFGLYLVEITQRAAALVVAHMEPSTQLGVQSNLTQSQVESENIAFTFKALGNNGDGNGNDAFRVETTSVVSSYETIHQDIYISARERGTSLILLPFHQQLSSDGNLLETTNVVYRDINKNVMQDAPCSVGIFIDRGLVTFSQTCLHILMIFVGGPDDREALAIAWKMAGHPRVQLSMVRLCLLDEAAAAAEEASHHSEEAEGILSNAMDNDKQKELDDEYISKFRYTAVNNEDYISYSEADIRAGEDIPRVLKALDQRGCDLYVVGQGNCRNSILFSNLLEWCDCLELGVIGDILASNIFGTNSSILVVQQYGFGGMKLERKQDHMANNSRFGSLIVKAE, from the exons ATGGGAGATTTCTTGCCACCTGCATGTTTTAACATGTTTGTATCCGATGAACATCGAATGTGGCAAACAAGTAATATCCTAGAAACAGAGCTTCCTATGCTTGCATTTCAAATTTTCTTCACTGTATTAGTGGGTCGTCTTCTCTTCAATGCATTCAGACCTCTCCATCAACCTCGCATCATTTCATTTGTCTTT GTTGGTTTCTTACTGACTCCACCACTATTGGGGAACATTCCAGAAGTATTCGGCTTCATTTATCCTGTAAACGGAATACTCAATGTTGAAGTTGCTTCACATTTTGGCCTCATTTACTACGCTTTCCTCAATGGCCTGGAAATGAACCTAGACACAATTCtaaaatccaagaaagaagcTACAAGCATTGCAGCCATGGGAATCATCTTTCCCATTCTAACAGGACCAGGATTATATGCTCTGCATCGaaaattctatatcaataataCGTTCAAGCTTGAACAAGTTTCAAGTCATGCGTATTTAATTTGGACTTTAGTTCTCACAGTTACAGGTTTTCCAAACCTAGTTGAAATCCTTTCTGAGCTCAAGCTTCATTACACCAGCCTAGGCAAAGTTGCATTAACCGCCGGCATGATTAGTGATACTTACAACTGGATTCTCTTCACATTATTGGTGCCATTTTCAATTGATAGCTCCAATGCAATTTATTCAGTGCTTTGCACAGTTTTGTTCCTTACTGTGTGCATCTTTTTGGTCCGCCCTTTACTTAAAAAGATTATTGAACGCAAGACAGAAAATGATGAATGGGATGAGTACCAACTCCTTTTTGTGGTGATGGGAGCTTTTGCATGTTCATATGTTACAGACATTCTTGGAACACATGCCATTGTTGGTGCTTTTGTGTACGGACTAATTTTGCCTCACGGGAAATTTGctgacttggttatgtcggtttCTGATGACTTTGGTGGAGGGTTTCTGGCGCCACTTTACTTTTCAGGCAATGGAATGAGACTTATAATAAAATCCGTTTTTTCTCATGCAAATTGGCCATTGACCTTGCTGGTTCTAATCTTACTGTGTGTCACAAAGATATTGGGAACTTTATTTGCCACCTCCTTATCTGGTAAGTCTGCTAGAGATGGTTTTGCCATAGGAttgcttctcaacaccaaaggaGCTTTAGCGCTCATAATGCTAAGCATTGTTTGGGATAAGATG ATCTTTTTTGCACCAACATATGCTGTCCTCACTGCTGCCGTTCTTCTAATGACCATAGTAGTTTCACCAATGATTAACTTCATGTTCAAGCCAAGAAAGCGATTTGAACAGAACAAGCTAAGGACCATACAAAAGCTAAGAGCGAATGCAGAGCTCCGAATTTTGGCATGTGTTCACAATAATCACCATGCTACGAGCATGATCAACATCCTTGAACTATTCAATGCTACTAGACTTTCCCCAATACATGTCTTCGGCTTGTACCTTGTCGAAATTACACAACGTGCTGCCGCACTTGTTGTTGCTCATATGGAGCCAAGTACCCAGCTTGGAGTGCAAAGTAATCTCACCCAGTCTCAAGTTGAGTCAGAAAACATTGCTTTTACCTTCAAGGCCCTTGGAAATAACGGAGATGGAAATGGAAATGACGCTTTTAGAGTCGAGACCACGAGCGTGGTCTCGTCCTATGAAACCATTCATCAGGATATATACATCTCTGCAAGAGAAAGAGGCACGAGCTTGATTCTTCTTCCCTTCCACCAGCAATTAAGTTCAGATGGTAACTTACTAGAAACAACCAATGTCGTATACAGAGATATAAACAAGAATGTAATGCAAGACGCGCCTTGTTCTGTGGGAATATTCATAGACCGTGGTCTTGTAACTTTCTCTCAAACATGTCTTCATATTCTTATGATCTTTGTCGGAGGCCCGGATGACCGTGAAGCGTTAGCAATTGCGTGGAAGATGGCAGGGCATCCGAGGGTTCAACTATCAATGGTTCGACTCTGTTTGTTAGATGAAGCTGCTGCTGCTGCAGAAGAAGCATCTCATCATTCTGAAGAAGCAGAGGGGATATTGTCCAATGCGATGGATAACGATAAGCAGAAGGAGTTGGATGATGAATATATAAGTAAATTTAGATACACTGCGGTGAATAACGAGGATTATatatcttattcagaggctgatatTCGTGCAGGTGAAGATATCCCTAGAGTGTTGAAAGCACTTGACCAAAGAGGGTGTGATTTATACGTAGTTGGACAAGGAAATTGCAGGAACTCCATACTCTTCTCAAACTTACTAGAATGGTGTGATTGTTTGGAATTAGGTGTTATTGGGGATATTTTAGCTTCAAATATTTTTGGTACAAACTCATCTATTTTAGTTGTTCAACAGTATGGTTTTGGAGGGATGAAACTCGAGAGGAAACAAGACCATATGGCTAATAATAGTCGCTTTGGATCGCTAATTGTGAAGGCAGAATAA
- the LOC107493321 gene encoding uncharacterized protein LOC107493321, with translation MSGFVPFVRFESVNGVNNSQNPQQHYEFSCDYNVGSTSNASNSLAVFRQHVEESHHDLVNLLTQQMTTILNPMMADHKLKFECLTRQVEWIARIVDYDEGERHDVRGNNERFKNLFQNENNVLNRENPQIILYGQNADDVLARLRANYGGERYQVIRIVKEVLNRVGLNVGFINRPHFVSAFSQVVQMAEVPRGLKNPKIITKFAGKVRESTTEHVTRYLVEIGNLTNDENLKMMFFPSSLTKNAFTWFSNLRPNLITTWNQLKTAFHAQFYRGELNVAITDLVALKREDGETIVDYMIHLKHARSRCYVSLPENEVVKIAVMG, from the coding sequence ATGAGTGGTTTTGTTCCTTTTGTTCGTTTTGAGAGTGTAAATGGAGTAAATAATTCTCAAAACCCACAACAACATTACGAATTCTCTTGTGATTATAATGTGGGCTCTACATCGAATGCTTCTAATTCCTTGGCGGTATTTCGACAACATGTAGAGGAAAGTCATCATGATTTAGTCAACTTATTGACTCAACAAATGACTACAATTCTAAATCCTATGATGGCTGATcacaaattgaaatttgaatgtCTTACAAGGCAAGTTGAATGGATTGCTCGAATCGTTGATTATGATGAAGGTGAAAGGCATGATGTCAGGGGAAACAATGAGAGATTCAAAAATCTATTTCAAAATGAAAACAATGTTTTAAACAGAGAGAATCCTCAAATAATTCTCTATGGTCAAAATGCAGATGATGTTCTAGCCCGATTACGTGCTAATTATGGTGGTGAACGTTATCAAGTCATAAGAATTGTGAAAGAGGTACTCAATCGAGTTGGTTTGAATGTTGGTTTTATTAACCGACCCCATTTTGTGTCTGCTTTCTCTCAAGTTGTTCAAATGGCTGAAGTGCCAAGAGggctgaaaaatccaaaaataattacaaaatttgcaGGGAAAGTTAGAGAGTCGACTACTGAACACGTCACTCGATATTTGGTCGAGATTGGGAATTTAACCAATGatgagaatttgaaaatgatgttttttccttcttcgttAACGAAGAATGCGTTTACTTGGTTTTCGAATCTTAGACCAAATTTGATAACAACGTGGAATCAGTTGAAAACTGCTTTTCATGCTCAATTTTACCGAGGTGAGTTGAATGTAGCAATTACTGATCTAGTTGCTTTGAAACGAGAGGATGGTGAAACCATTGTTGATTATATGATACATTTAAAACATGCTAGAAGTAGATGTTATGTGTCATTACCTGAGAATGAAGTAGTGAAAATAGCAGTTATGGGGTAA